One stretch of Flavobacterium sp. 9 DNA includes these proteins:
- a CDS encoding SusC/RagA family TonB-linked outer membrane protein, whose amino-acid sequence MKIISFYMGGRAFCYLFFMGFLLASAPVQANHSVRPRSEKLQQSQVQGTITDGSSPLPGVTVSLRGKSSSGVISDFNGQYSISASPSDTLVISFIGCKTAIIPIRGRKKIDIQLVYDTTVLQEVRVNAGYYSVKESERTGNIARITSKDIESQPVSNVLATMQGRMAGVNIIQSTGVPGGGFDIKIRGQNSIRTDANAPLYLIDGVPYASDPIGYNQTSTVYPTTTSPLNSINPDNIESIEVLKDADATAIYGSRGANGVVLITTKKGKAGKTAFTVNASTGVGNVTKFMKLMNTEQYLAMRKQAFINDGVAYNPWDYDVNGTWDQNRYTDWQKELIGGTSRITDLQAGLSGGSETTQFLLSGNYHTQSSVFPGDFLYKKGGSQINLNHRSQDSRFRLTFSAGYTSQNNDQPAFDLTYDARSLAPNAPALYDEQGNLNWENGTWDNPLRNLNAKFESKTNDLIANSVLSYELSPGLVIKSSFGYTDLSTVETRTSPSTIYNPAYNISSASSILYVNNTDRSSWSIEPQISWEKQLGRGKLDLLAGTTFQNQNTTRLYQSGTGFSSNSLIYNLASANYIKVLLNDETLYKYQAFFGRINYNFDKRYIINLAGRRDGSSRFGPGNQFATFGAVGAAWLFSNENFLKNSSWLSFVKLRSSYGTTGSDQIGDYQFFNTYSTTGVNYDGIIGLEPTRLYNPDFGWETNKKLEAALELGFFKDRIFTTASWYQNRSSNQLVGVPLPGTTGFTVLQSNLNAVVQNRGLELTLRTSNFSREQFSWTTSFNLTFAKNKLLSFPGLESSPYSQKYRIGAPLNMQLVYEYKGINPETGVYEFEDLNKDGKITFPEDRQKVVDLNPEYYGGLQNQFRFKNWNLDFLFQFVKQKNRINSMGYAGQMSNQSTLLTDSWQTTGDNATYQLYTTGNNSEAVTADYLYERSDAAITDASFIRLKNISLTYQLPLQLNAVQCKLMLQGQNILTFTRYKYGDPEFTSSGYLPPLKVVTAGIQLTF is encoded by the coding sequence ATGAAAATTATTTCATTTTACATGGGTGGCAGGGCTTTTTGTTACCTATTTTTTATGGGATTTCTTTTAGCTTCCGCTCCTGTTCAGGCCAATCATTCAGTGCGGCCACGCTCTGAAAAATTACAACAATCACAAGTTCAGGGAACTATTACCGATGGCAGCAGTCCTTTGCCGGGTGTAACTGTTTCTCTTCGTGGAAAATCCAGTAGTGGTGTTATATCCGATTTTAACGGTCAGTATTCAATCTCTGCTTCCCCTTCCGATACTTTAGTTATCTCTTTTATTGGTTGCAAAACCGCAATTATTCCCATAAGGGGAAGAAAAAAAATTGATATTCAGCTTGTCTATGACACCACCGTTCTGCAGGAAGTTCGTGTCAATGCTGGTTACTATTCGGTCAAAGAAAGCGAACGTACAGGAAACATTGCCCGAATCACTTCCAAAGATATCGAATCACAACCCGTTTCCAATGTACTTGCTACCATGCAGGGACGTATGGCTGGAGTGAATATTATTCAGTCCACAGGTGTGCCCGGAGGAGGATTTGACATCAAAATTCGCGGGCAGAACAGTATCCGCACCGATGCCAACGCTCCGCTTTATTTGATTGACGGTGTTCCGTATGCTTCTGATCCCATCGGATACAATCAGACTTCCACTGTTTACCCGACTACTACTAGTCCCCTTAACAGTATTAATCCCGATAACATTGAAAGTATTGAAGTACTTAAAGATGCTGATGCTACAGCTATCTATGGTTCTCGTGGAGCCAATGGAGTTGTCCTGATCACAACCAAGAAAGGAAAAGCAGGAAAGACAGCCTTTACTGTAAACGCATCAACCGGAGTTGGTAATGTGACTAAATTCATGAAACTCATGAACACCGAGCAGTATTTAGCTATGCGTAAACAGGCCTTTATCAATGATGGTGTTGCTTATAATCCATGGGACTATGATGTGAATGGAACGTGGGACCAGAACCGATATACCGACTGGCAGAAAGAGCTTATCGGCGGCACTTCACGTATAACGGACCTGCAGGCAGGCTTGTCGGGAGGATCTGAAACTACACAGTTTCTGCTGAGCGGTAATTATCATACCCAGTCCAGTGTGTTTCCCGGGGATTTTCTGTACAAGAAAGGAGGCTCTCAAATCAATTTAAATCACCGTTCACAAGACAGCAGATTCAGACTTACCTTTTCTGCAGGGTATACTAGTCAGAACAATGACCAACCGGCCTTTGACCTGACGTATGATGCCCGATCCCTTGCTCCTAATGCTCCGGCACTTTATGATGAACAGGGAAATTTAAACTGGGAAAACGGCACTTGGGATAATCCGCTTCGCAATCTAAATGCAAAATTTGAATCCAAAACAAATGATCTGATCGCTAATTCAGTGCTTTCCTATGAGCTGTCACCGGGACTTGTGATAAAAAGTAGTTTTGGTTACACTGATCTCAGTACTGTTGAAACCCGAACCTCCCCTTCTACAATTTATAATCCCGCCTATAATATCAGCAGTGCTAGTTCGATATTGTATGTAAATAATACAGACAGATCATCTTGGAGTATAGAGCCGCAGATCAGCTGGGAAAAGCAATTGGGCCGTGGAAAACTGGATCTGCTTGCTGGAACAACTTTTCAGAATCAGAACACTACAAGGCTGTATCAATCTGGGACCGGATTTAGTTCCAACAGTCTTATTTATAATCTGGCATCAGCCAATTATATCAAAGTGCTGTTAAATGATGAAACCCTTTATAAATATCAGGCATTCTTTGGACGCATCAACTATAATTTTGATAAGCGTTACATTATTAACCTTGCCGGCAGACGCGATGGTTCGAGCCGTTTTGGCCCAGGTAATCAGTTTGCCACCTTTGGAGCCGTGGGTGCAGCATGGCTATTCTCCAACGAAAATTTCCTTAAAAACAGCTCATGGCTTAGCTTTGTAAAGCTTCGATCCAGCTATGGAACTACAGGTAGTGACCAGATTGGTGATTATCAGTTCTTCAATACCTATTCCACTACAGGTGTAAATTACGACGGTATTATTGGGCTTGAACCTACAAGGCTTTACAATCCTGACTTTGGATGGGAAACCAATAAAAAACTCGAAGCGGCTCTGGAACTGGGCTTTTTTAAGGACAGAATATTTACCACTGCATCCTGGTATCAAAACAGATCATCCAATCAGCTTGTTGGGGTTCCGCTTCCCGGAACAACAGGTTTTACCGTACTTCAGTCCAATTTAAACGCCGTAGTGCAGAATCGAGGTTTGGAACTAACCCTTAGAACCAGCAATTTTAGCCGTGAACAATTCAGCTGGACGACCAGTTTCAATCTCACTTTTGCCAAGAACAAACTACTTAGCTTTCCTGGACTGGAGAGTTCACCTTACAGCCAGAAATACCGCATTGGTGCGCCTTTGAATATGCAGCTTGTTTATGAATATAAAGGCATCAATCCGGAGACCGGTGTATATGAGTTTGAGGATCTTAACAAAGACGGTAAAATTACATTTCCCGAAGACAGGCAGAAAGTAGTAGATCTCAACCCTGAATACTATGGAGGACTGCAGAACCAATTTCGGTTTAAAAATTGGAATCTTGACTTTTTATTTCAGTTTGTCAAACAAAAAAACCGAATCAATTCAATGGGATATGCCGGCCAGATGTCCAATCAGTCAACTTTGCTGACAGACAGCTGGCAAACAACCGGAGACAATGCCACGTATCAGCTCTACACTACCGGAAATAACAGTGAGGCAGTAACTGCGGATTATTTATACGAGAGAAGTGATGCTGCGATAACCGATGCTTCTTTTATTCGTCTGAAAAACATTTCGCTTACCTATCAGCTACCCTTGCAGTTAAATGCCGTACAGTGCAAATTAATGTTGCAAGGACAGAATATTTTGACTTTTACCAGATACAAGTATGGAGATCCTGAATTTACCTCCTCAGGTTATCTGCCCCCGCTAAAGGTTGTAACAGCAGGTATTCAATTAACTTTTTAA
- a CDS encoding RagB/SusD family nutrient uptake outer membrane protein encodes MKTIYRLTKKKVWAVALVLLVNSCDSFVEVDLPKSQLTTATVFEDYATANASLMAVYANIRDKGLLTGTNTGLSNQLGNYTDEIIPYGVPSSPSRIFYSNNLLAENPSVADYWNTTYNQIYGANAVIEGLQASETISDQQKNQLQGEALFIRALLHFYLVNLFGDVPYITGTDYKQTSTVSRMASVQVYENIIRDLENSITLLQDQYRTAQKIRVDKNTANALLARVYLYTKSYAAAADKASAVLNQTDEFKLEDIHQVFLLDSKETIWQLQSAESGQNSEEALTFIFLSGPPPLVGLNPDLANSFIASDLRKSNWIREVTDGTSIWYHSYKYKEQNFTSISKEYSIVFRLAEQYLIRAEARAYQGDLIGAKEDLNKIRHRAGLPDTVAVTQGEILEAILQERRWELFTEHGHRFFDLKRSNKIDAVLSSTKSGWNPSDGLFPLPQSELSTNPNLRPQNPGY; translated from the coding sequence ATGAAAACAATTTATCGTCTTACAAAGAAGAAAGTATGGGCAGTAGCACTGGTTTTACTTGTAAACTCCTGCGATTCATTTGTAGAGGTTGATCTTCCCAAATCACAGCTTACTACTGCAACTGTTTTTGAAGATTATGCGACGGCTAATGCATCTCTCATGGCAGTGTATGCAAATATCCGAGATAAGGGACTGCTTACAGGAACCAACACAGGACTGTCCAATCAGCTTGGGAACTATACTGATGAAATTATTCCCTACGGTGTACCGTCCAGTCCCAGCCGTATCTTTTACAGCAATAATCTTTTAGCTGAAAATCCCAGTGTAGCAGATTATTGGAACACTACTTATAATCAAATCTATGGCGCTAATGCTGTTATAGAAGGCCTGCAGGCAAGTGAAACGATTTCAGACCAGCAAAAAAATCAGCTTCAGGGGGAAGCTCTTTTTATACGCGCTCTTTTGCATTTTTATCTGGTCAATCTTTTTGGTGATGTGCCTTATATTACCGGAACAGATTATAAACAGACCAGCACAGTAAGCAGAATGGCTTCTGTACAGGTATATGAAAATATTATTCGTGATCTGGAGAATTCTATTACACTTCTGCAGGATCAATATCGCACTGCGCAAAAAATCCGCGTGGATAAAAATACTGCTAACGCCCTTCTGGCCAGAGTCTATTTGTATACAAAATCCTATGCAGCTGCGGCTGATAAGGCTTCAGCAGTTCTTAATCAAACAGATGAGTTTAAATTAGAAGACATACATCAGGTATTTTTGCTTGACTCCAAAGAAACCATTTGGCAACTCCAGTCTGCTGAGTCTGGTCAGAACTCGGAGGAAGCTTTGACTTTTATATTCCTCTCGGGTCCTCCTCCCTTAGTAGGGCTGAATCCAGATCTAGCAAACTCCTTTATTGCTTCCGATCTCCGAAAATCCAACTGGATTCGAGAGGTGACCGATGGGACATCAATATGGTACCATTCTTATAAATACAAAGAACAGAACTTTACTTCAATCTCTAAAGAATATTCAATTGTTTTCAGGCTTGCAGAACAGTACCTCATCAGAGCCGAAGCAAGAGCGTATCAGGGCGACCTTATCGGTGCTAAAGAAGATTTAAACAAAATACGTCATCGCGCCGGACTTCCAGATACTGTAGCCGTTACTCAGGGGGAGATTCTCGAAGCTATACTTCAGGAAAGAAGATGGGAACTTTTTACCGAACATGGACATCGCTTTTTTGATCTGAAACGATCCAATAAAATTGATGCAGTGCTATCGAGCACAAAATCCGGATGGAATCCCTCCGATGGTTTGTTTCCCTTGCCTCAAAGTGAATTAAGTACTAACCCTAACCTCCGGCCTCAAAATCCGGGATATTAA
- a CDS encoding DUF6520 family protein, translated as MKTLFLKKVAPVAVIAFGIAGAFATMSMQNASKGNPPKIGYVMNAQGACNIPTDCSTDGNQLCRLNGASGPQAFGKNPQGNCSEVLYRPAN; from the coding sequence ATGAAAACGTTATTTTTAAAAAAAGTGGCACCAGTGGCAGTAATTGCTTTTGGTATTGCGGGAGCATTTGCCACTATGTCCATGCAGAATGCTTCAAAAGGGAACCCTCCAAAAATTGGGTATGTTATGAATGCACAGGGAGCTTGTAATATTCCGACAGACTGTAGCACAGACGGAAATCAATTGTGCCGTCTTAACGGCGCTAGCGGCCCTCAAGCCTTTGGGAAAAATCCCCAAGGCAACTGTAGCGAAGTGCTGTACCGACCAGCCAATTAA
- a CDS encoding prolyl oligopeptidase family serine peptidase codes for MGVLSLKVCLHFCLILFFILPLVSCPLWGQEVQKKDLTPQDYHLWGTMNMEKISPDSQWITYTMGYEKNVDTLFVQSTRNQKTYAFSTSYSSQFTKDAFVSMGNKGLEILDLKTGKKQSIPLTQQYSYSALTDLLILTVDSPDAKKKLLIQNPNGKIVREITDVTDFLLSPDKQHLIYGISVNNKHSVMLLDLRELNHEKFLVINNPDTSFGFTWHKNGKAVAFVLKSDLVTSNSLFYYILQNDKLYQMNPAGSSLAKNTFIPADPTLKLTISDDLQRVFFTTKIYNAEVPIIAGSDVEVWNANDKSLYLKRKKDGNPDNFPRVALWIPTNNLVTAVTSKDFPQLMLSGDQKYAFLFNQEQYEPQIFTNGGPSDVYIMNLQTFDKKRILERHSTHFFEMIPSPSGKYLAYYKDGNWWTYNIATESHQNITATVKTKFTAFDVGYSLTGKNNNAGWSVDDNEILLYDEYDLWDIKPDGSAYRRLTKGRELNISYRLVNSPGRNKFNFIYNGLTIDNFDLNKELFLHGQGDDGKTGYFKWNKNLGESPITYKDSHLDQLIYTTEKKDLFYREQKFDLSPRIMMKQNKSDAVVLFQSNKQQKKYYWGKSELIEYQNSKGIKMKGVLRYPANYDPAKKYPMIVHIYQIKNELHHKYENPTSYTEEGENGVVWTSQGYFFLQPDIIIEADDPGMSALDCVTSAVEKVISKDIINPKKIGLTGFSFGGYESTFIITQSNLFAAAAPGAGVSDLNSFYFTLAKDFYLPNIFRYFNGQWKMTKSPFEAAAAYQRNSPIVHAHKVTTPVLLYAGTEDHNIDPHQTTEFYFALRSMNKKCIMLLYPQEGHSFSKAVNQKDLTDRMQQWFAYYLKDDLSAEWITEGVK; via the coding sequence ATGGGAGTTTTATCGCTGAAAGTGTGTCTGCACTTTTGTTTAATTTTATTTTTTATTTTGCCATTAGTATCCTGTCCCTTATGGGGACAGGAGGTGCAAAAAAAAGATCTTACACCTCAAGATTACCACCTTTGGGGCACCATGAATATGGAGAAAATATCTCCTGATAGTCAGTGGATCACTTACACTATGGGTTATGAGAAAAACGTTGATACACTTTTTGTGCAAAGTACGCGTAATCAGAAAACATATGCTTTTTCCACGTCCTATAGTTCCCAATTCACTAAAGATGCTTTTGTATCGATGGGCAATAAAGGGCTTGAGATATTGGATTTAAAGACCGGTAAAAAACAGTCTATACCTTTAACACAACAATATTCCTATTCAGCCTTAACTGATCTTTTAATTCTAACAGTTGATTCTCCCGATGCTAAAAAGAAGTTATTGATTCAAAATCCAAATGGAAAAATAGTAAGGGAGATAACGGATGTAACGGATTTTTTACTTAGTCCTGATAAGCAGCATCTGATTTACGGAATCTCTGTAAATAATAAACATTCGGTTATGCTTTTAGATTTAAGAGAATTAAATCACGAGAAATTTTTAGTCATAAATAATCCCGATACCAGCTTTGGTTTTACATGGCATAAAAATGGAAAAGCGGTCGCTTTTGTTCTAAAATCAGATCTGGTAACCAGCAACTCTTTGTTTTATTATATACTACAAAATGATAAGCTTTATCAGATGAATCCTGCTGGATCCAGTCTTGCCAAAAATACTTTTATACCAGCAGACCCCACCTTAAAACTGACAATATCCGATGATTTGCAAAGAGTATTTTTTACAACTAAAATCTACAATGCGGAGGTTCCAATAATTGCCGGATCTGATGTCGAGGTATGGAATGCAAATGATAAATCGCTCTATCTAAAGCGTAAAAAAGATGGTAATCCAGATAATTTTCCTAGAGTGGCTCTATGGATTCCAACAAATAATTTGGTTACCGCTGTTACTTCAAAAGATTTTCCGCAACTCATGTTATCAGGTGATCAGAAATATGCATTTCTATTTAATCAGGAACAATATGAACCGCAGATTTTTACTAATGGAGGCCCCAGCGACGTTTATATCATGAATCTTCAAACATTTGATAAAAAACGAATCCTGGAAAGACATTCAACACATTTTTTTGAAATGATTCCTTCTCCCTCTGGCAAGTATCTTGCGTATTATAAAGATGGAAATTGGTGGACATACAATATCGCTACAGAGTCACATCAAAATATTACAGCTACCGTCAAAACCAAATTTACTGCATTTGATGTTGGATATTCACTTACTGGAAAAAACAATAATGCAGGATGGAGTGTTGATGATAATGAAATACTGCTCTATGATGAGTATGACTTATGGGATATTAAACCAGATGGTAGTGCTTACAGAAGATTAACCAAAGGAAGGGAATTAAATATCAGCTATCGATTGGTAAATAGTCCCGGTAGAAATAAATTTAATTTTATTTATAACGGACTAACAATAGATAATTTTGATTTGAATAAAGAACTTTTTCTGCACGGACAGGGAGATGATGGAAAAACAGGGTATTTTAAATGGAATAAAAATTTAGGAGAAAGTCCCATTACTTATAAAGACAGTCATTTAGACCAGTTGATCTACACCACAGAAAAAAAAGATTTGTTTTACCGAGAGCAAAAATTTGATCTCTCGCCACGAATAATGATGAAGCAAAATAAATCTGATGCAGTAGTTTTATTTCAAAGCAACAAGCAGCAGAAAAAATACTACTGGGGCAAATCCGAACTGATCGAGTATCAAAATTCAAAAGGCATAAAAATGAAAGGCGTACTTCGATATCCTGCTAATTATGATCCAGCTAAAAAGTATCCGATGATCGTGCACATCTACCAAATCAAAAATGAACTACATCATAAATATGAGAACCCTACTTCTTACACTGAGGAAGGTGAAAATGGCGTAGTTTGGACCTCTCAGGGTTACTTTTTTCTCCAACCCGACATCATAATAGAGGCTGATGATCCTGGTATGAGTGCCCTTGATTGTGTTACCTCTGCAGTGGAAAAAGTTATATCCAAAGACATAATTAATCCAAAAAAAATTGGTCTCACAGGGTTTTCATTCGGCGGGTATGAAAGTACCTTTATCATAACACAGTCCAATTTATTTGCTGCTGCCGCTCCAGGAGCGGGAGTATCGGATCTGAACAGTTTTTATTTTACCCTGGCCAAAGATTTTTATCTGCCAAATATATTTAGATATTTTAATGGACAATGGAAAATGACCAAAAGCCCATTTGAAGCCGCTGCTGCATATCAGCGTAATTCACCAATCGTACATGCCCATAAAGTGACAACTCCTGTGTTATTATACGCAGGAACTGAGGATCATAACATAGATCCGCATCAGACAACGGAATTTTATTTTGCGCTTCGCAGTATGAATAAAAAATGTATTATGCTGCTTTATCCTCAAGAAGGACACAGCTTTTCAAAAGCTGTCAATCAAAAAGATTTGACCGATCGTATGCAGCAATGGTTTGCCTATTATCTAAAAGATGACTTGTCAGCAGAATGGATTACTGAGGGTGTAAAATAA
- a CDS encoding helix-turn-helix domain-containing protein produces MKEIRKKYYIAFGQNLQRVMIKNNKDVMTVASVGKLELKQVYRVLNGEHGASLGTIISIAKGLDIEPKELFDFKFDLEKE; encoded by the coding sequence ATGAAGGAGATTAGAAAAAAATATTATATAGCATTTGGACAGAATTTACAAAGGGTTATGATAAAGAATAACAAAGATGTTATGACTGTTGCTTCTGTTGGAAAACTTGAACTCAAGCAGGTATATAGAGTTCTAAATGGTGAGCATGGAGCATCATTGGGTACGATAATTTCAATAGCAAAAGGGCTTGATATTGAACCTAAAGAATTATTTGATTTTAAATTTGATTTAGAAAAGGAATAA